One genomic window of Aggregatilinea lenta includes the following:
- a CDS encoding DUF421 domain-containing protein, protein MFFDSWAEIGRTVIVGVLAYAMLVVMLRVSGKRTLSKMNAFDLIVTVALGSTLATILLSKDVALAEGLTAFVTLILLQYVVAWLSVRSKAVRELVKSTPRLLFYRQQFLDDALRTERVTREEVYAAIRAQGLGVVEQVEAVVLETDGSFTVLTTSAGEGTSTLKHVRKDL, encoded by the coding sequence ATGTTTTTTGATAGCTGGGCGGAGATTGGGCGGACGGTCATCGTTGGCGTGCTGGCTTATGCCATGCTGGTGGTGATGCTGCGCGTCTCCGGGAAGCGCACGCTGTCCAAGATGAACGCGTTTGACCTCATCGTCACCGTCGCGCTTGGCTCGACGCTGGCGACGATTTTGCTGTCGAAAGACGTTGCATTGGCGGAGGGCCTCACTGCGTTCGTCACACTCATTCTGCTGCAATACGTCGTCGCGTGGCTGTCCGTGCGGTCGAAAGCGGTGCGCGAACTGGTCAAAAGCACGCCGCGCCTGCTTTTTTACCGGCAGCAGTTTTTGGACGATGCGCTGCGCACCGAGCGTGTCACGCGCGAAGAGGTCTACGCCGCAATCCGGGCACAGGGTCTCGGCGTGGTGGAGCAGGTGGAAGCGGTCGTGCTGGAAACGGACGGCAGCTTCACCGTGCTGACGACCAGTGCCGGCGAAGGTACCTCGACACTGAAACACGTGCGCAAGGATCTGTGA
- a CDS encoding DUF4405 domain-containing protein, with product MTVTRRIRFNKTKTKLLLDISLAVAFLAALEPSLTGFYWHEWLGIGLGAAFIVHVLLSWSWVTSVTRRFFGRTSGQARLNYVLNQVLLAAMGAVIASGLVISKTLGTADALGISFQASDTWEEIHRWVPQVALIVVGIHLGLHWKWIVSTVQRTVWKPRRRRQTLAQLPRVSARS from the coding sequence ATGACGGTGACTCGCAGAATACGTTTCAACAAGACGAAGACCAAGCTGCTGCTCGATATTTCGCTGGCGGTTGCGTTCCTCGCAGCGCTGGAACCCAGCCTCACCGGATTTTACTGGCACGAGTGGCTGGGGATCGGCCTGGGCGCTGCCTTTATCGTACACGTGTTGTTGAGCTGGAGCTGGGTTACCTCTGTGACGCGCCGCTTTTTCGGCAGGACGTCGGGGCAGGCGCGGCTCAACTACGTGCTCAACCAGGTACTGCTGGCGGCGATGGGCGCGGTCATTGCCAGCGGGCTGGTCATTTCGAAGACGCTCGGTACGGCGGACGCACTCGGTATTTCGTTCCAGGCCAGCGACACGTGGGAGGAGATCCACAGATGGGTGCCGCAGGTGGCGCTGATCGTCGTCGGCATTCACCTGGGGCTGCACTGGAAGTGGATCGTCTCGACCGTTCAGCGCACTGTATGGAAGCCGCGCCGCCGTCGCCAGACGCTGGCGCAGTTGCCCCGCGTCAGCGCGCGGAGCTAG
- a CDS encoding serine hydrolase domain-containing protein translates to MRLTGQRLLALFVLVIVAAAGCSASTSPQVITATPAVATNAAAPADTAPGVTSTTPTPASAAPDIDAFMRDLMDMYDIPGAGLALVQNGEVVVAHGYGMRSTGTGAPVTPDTLFAIGSVTKSFTALDVMQLVDGGQVALDAPVASYIPAFALSDPDTTQRVTVRDLLAQTSGLPGGDDAAWVSGQVSTLQEAVEYAATLNLAAAPGSAHIYDNFNYAIAGYLVEQVSGQTWEAYTREHVLTPLDVGAAFDIPAMQQAADHAVPHSLDVLEGMQPAEFVSLSGIAPAGALNASARGMANYLLLQLGDGTFGGATLLSPALLDEMHAQQAAYPPQPPIGPTGFQTNGYALGWFTADFNGMQVVWHNGSIDGFYTIVMLVPAQNVGVAVLSNAGLGTGSLFTLAASLGLLEQRLGIDAGRDVVAALNVEASFDPADRRARLDAARSYEANSDEWAALVGDYGGLQVEIREDTVYLMTPQSIALTPYEANGFLAANRSRDGLITTYSFVPGDDGSVALYRDGTLIGQKVSG, encoded by the coding sequence ATGCGTTTGACCGGCCAGCGGCTGTTGGCGCTGTTCGTGCTCGTGATCGTGGCGGCTGCCGGGTGCAGCGCCTCGACATCGCCGCAGGTGATCACCGCTACGCCCGCCGTCGCAACCAATGCGGCTGCGCCCGCTGACACCGCGCCCGGCGTCACGAGCACAACGCCCACTCCGGCATCCGCCGCGCCTGATATTGACGCCTTCATGCGCGATCTGATGGACATGTACGACATCCCCGGCGCAGGACTGGCGCTCGTGCAGAACGGCGAGGTCGTGGTCGCGCACGGCTACGGTATGCGCTCGACCGGCACCGGCGCGCCGGTCACGCCGGACACGCTGTTCGCCATCGGCTCGGTGACCAAGTCCTTCACGGCGCTGGACGTCATGCAGCTTGTCGATGGGGGTCAGGTGGCGCTCGATGCGCCGGTCGCGAGCTATATTCCGGCGTTCGCGCTGTCCGATCCCGACACGACGCAGCGCGTCACCGTGCGCGACCTGCTGGCGCAGACGAGCGGGCTGCCTGGCGGGGACGATGCCGCGTGGGTGTCCGGCCAGGTCAGCACGCTGCAAGAGGCGGTCGAATACGCCGCAACGCTCAATCTGGCAGCCGCGCCGGGCAGCGCTCACATTTACGACAACTTCAACTACGCCATCGCAGGCTATCTGGTCGAGCAGGTCAGCGGCCAAACCTGGGAAGCTTACACGCGCGAGCACGTGCTGACCCCGCTGGACGTGGGCGCAGCGTTCGACATCCCGGCCATGCAGCAGGCTGCCGACCACGCCGTGCCGCACAGCCTCGACGTTCTGGAAGGCATGCAGCCCGCCGAGTTCGTCAGCCTTTCGGGAATCGCGCCGGCAGGGGCGCTGAACGCCAGCGCGCGCGGCATGGCAAACTACCTCCTGCTGCAATTGGGCGATGGCACATTCGGCGGCGCAACGCTCTTGTCGCCCGCGCTGCTCGACGAGATGCACGCGCAGCAAGCGGCCTACCCGCCCCAACCACCCATTGGGCCAACCGGCTTCCAGACGAACGGCTACGCGCTTGGCTGGTTCACCGCCGACTTCAACGGCATGCAGGTCGTGTGGCACAACGGATCGATCGACGGCTTCTACACCATCGTGATGCTCGTCCCGGCGCAGAACGTGGGCGTCGCGGTGCTGTCCAACGCCGGACTCGGCACGGGCAGTCTGTTCACGCTGGCCGCGAGCCTGGGCCTGCTCGAACAGCGACTGGGCATCGACGCGGGGCGCGATGTGGTCGCCGCGCTGAACGTCGAGGCGAGCTTCGACCCCGCCGACCGCCGGGCCAGGCTCGACGCCGCGCGCAGCTACGAAGCCAATTCCGACGAATGGGCTGCACTTGTAGGTGATTATGGAGGCTTGCAGGTCGAAATCCGCGAGGACACAGTCTACCTGATGACGCCGCAATCAATCGCGCTGACGCCTTACGAGGCGAACGGCTTTCTGGCCGCGAATCGGTCCCGCGACGGGCTGATTACCACCTACAGCTTCGTACCGGGCGACGACGGCAGCGTGGCGCTCTACCGCGATGGCACACTGATCGGCCAGAAAGTCTCCGGCTGA
- a CDS encoding sensor histidine kinase gives MRIHSLRVRLLVAYTALIVLGFGILALMAGQQLASAARRDYELRLANEVTLVARGLEEAARPGPGTDSADVDLDGILQSLNPREDTAITLFTVVTQPPPVPDEEREESDDHRDRPRPEEADQEWPLPDDLKVYPELVSASQNLVTVVQRDNAGGESTLYTAAAVKQDSLFLGYIQLSEPVHTIYETVQDRWRSLGIGLAILTGLALLASVWLARSLIRPLETLRDSALRLSQGELSHRVPEQRQDEIGAVAQAFNQMAAQVQAMIEEQRAFASNTSHELRTPLTTMRLRTEALRSDGSLDAATRQQYVGELDDELVRLSALVEDLVLLSRFDARRAETGQDEIDLTRFAHSLAQPMTALASSRRIKLALDVPGDESLVVNASLNHLTVLFRNILDNAIKYTPTGGTVTWRICREGNSAVLSVTDSGQGIAPEHLPHIFERFYRADRSRSRSIPGTGLGLALAQSIAAAYGASIEATSPGEGQGTTITVRWPLGVPPPE, from the coding sequence GTGAGAATTCACAGCCTGCGCGTCCGGCTGCTCGTGGCCTACACCGCCTTGATCGTGCTGGGTTTTGGCATCCTGGCGCTGATGGCCGGGCAGCAGCTTGCCAGCGCCGCCCGTCGAGACTACGAGCTGCGACTGGCGAACGAGGTCACGCTCGTCGCGCGCGGCCTCGAAGAAGCGGCCCGGCCCGGCCCCGGCACTGACTCGGCAGATGTCGATCTGGACGGCATCCTGCAAAGCTTGAACCCGCGCGAGGATACGGCGATTACGCTGTTCACGGTCGTGACGCAGCCGCCGCCCGTGCCCGACGAGGAACGCGAGGAATCCGACGATCACCGGGACCGTCCGCGACCGGAGGAAGCAGACCAGGAGTGGCCGCTGCCCGACGATCTGAAGGTCTATCCGGAGCTGGTCAGTGCCAGCCAGAATCTGGTCACGGTCGTGCAGCGCGACAACGCCGGCGGGGAGAGCACGCTGTACACCGCCGCCGCTGTCAAGCAGGACTCGTTGTTCCTCGGGTACATCCAGCTCAGCGAGCCAGTCCACACCATCTACGAGACCGTGCAGGATCGCTGGCGGTCATTGGGAATCGGATTGGCAATCCTTACCGGGCTGGCCCTGTTGGCAAGCGTATGGCTGGCACGATCCTTGATTCGCCCGCTCGAAACGCTGCGCGATTCGGCGCTTCGCCTGTCGCAAGGCGAGCTGTCGCACCGCGTGCCCGAACAGCGCCAGGACGAGATCGGGGCCGTCGCGCAGGCGTTCAACCAGATGGCGGCGCAGGTCCAGGCCATGATCGAGGAGCAGCGCGCCTTCGCCAGCAACACGTCACACGAGCTGCGCACGCCATTGACGACCATGCGCCTGCGCACCGAGGCGCTGCGATCGGACGGCAGCCTCGACGCCGCGACCCGGCAGCAGTACGTCGGCGAACTGGACGACGAGCTGGTACGGCTGAGCGCCCTGGTCGAGGATCTGGTGCTGCTCTCGCGCTTCGACGCTCGGCGCGCCGAAACCGGGCAGGACGAAATCGACCTCACCCGCTTCGCCCACAGCCTCGCCCAGCCGATGACCGCGCTGGCCAGCAGCCGCCGGATCAAGCTGGCCCTCGACGTGCCCGGCGACGAGTCGCTGGTGGTAAATGCCAGCCTGAACCATCTGACAGTGCTGTTCCGTAACATCCTGGACAACGCGATCAAGTACACGCCGACCGGCGGCACGGTGACATGGCGTATTTGCCGCGAAGGGAACAGTGCCGTCCTCAGCGTCACGGATTCCGGGCAGGGCATCGCACCGGAGCATCTGCCGCACATCTTCGAGCGCTTCTACCGGGCGGACCGCTCGCGCTCGCGCTCGATTCCGGGTACGGGCCTGGGGCTGGCCCTCGCGCAGTCGATTGCCGCCGCTTACGGGGCCAGCATCGAGGCGACCAGCCCCGGCGAAGGCCAGGGCACGACGATCACGGTCCGCTGGCCGCTGGGGGTTCCGCCGCCGGAATGA
- a CDS encoding response regulator transcription factor: MTHILMIEDDPLILGPTVRALTAQGFHVSQAMDGAAGVQHAIDDKPDLIILDILLPNLDGWEVCKAIRQRSTVPILMLTALSDEIDRILGLELGADDYLTKPFSMRELLARIKALLRRVEMDLQQGRQTDRVQVRDLVLDLGMRQVTKNGVELSLRYKEFELLSLLMFHAGQAVSRAEIFDQVWGTDWLGDMRTLDVHIRWLREKLEEDPSAPELIQTVRGVGYRFTAT; the protein is encoded by the coding sequence GTGACGCATATCCTGATGATCGAGGACGACCCGCTGATCCTGGGTCCTACCGTACGCGCGCTGACCGCGCAGGGCTTCCATGTCTCGCAGGCGATGGATGGCGCGGCGGGCGTGCAGCACGCGATCGACGACAAGCCCGATTTGATCATCCTCGACATCCTGCTGCCCAACCTCGACGGCTGGGAAGTGTGCAAGGCGATCCGTCAGCGCAGCACCGTCCCGATCCTGATGCTGACCGCGCTCAGCGACGAGATCGACCGCATCCTGGGGCTGGAACTGGGCGCGGACGACTATCTGACCAAGCCCTTCAGCATGCGCGAGCTGCTGGCCCGCATCAAGGCCCTGCTGCGCCGCGTGGAGATGGACCTCCAGCAGGGGCGGCAGACGGACCGCGTGCAGGTCCGCGACCTCGTGCTGGACCTCGGCATGCGCCAGGTGACCAAAAACGGCGTCGAGCTGTCGCTGCGCTACAAGGAGTTCGAGCTGCTGTCGCTACTGATGTTCCATGCCGGGCAGGCCGTCTCGCGCGCGGAGATCTTCGATCAGGTGTGGGGCACGGACTGGCTGGGTGATATGCGCACGCTGGACGTGCACATCCGGTGGCTACGTGAAAAGCTCGAAGAAGATCCGAGTGCGCCGGAGCTGATCCAGACCGTGCGCGGCGTGGGCTACCGCTTTACGGCCACATGA
- a CDS encoding hybrid sensor histidine kinase/response regulator: MGLRVLLVEDKPDDAELVLYELKQAGFEPDWTRVESETAYVEALEEHPPDIILADFTLPQFNGLDALRLLIERELDIPFILVTGSLGEELAVESIKRGAADYLLKDRLVRLGEAVRRALVAHDLRRQKIEAEHALRESEERYRRLAENALDIIYRVRLAPEFDVEYVNQAVLAITGYSAGEFYADPDLFFNLLSSDNAARQLSFGELITRAKREPELRVERKDGERIWLEQHLVPLYTSDAQLIAVEGIARDVTARKQAEESVRVYAAELETRVADRTAELNRAKERVEVILNSSSDVIVLTHGNGVIQQVNPVFADVFGWSGDEAFGQSLTRFAAPESTDALRDALTRVAASGQWSRTEAVLTSKIGAPFHADIVMSPIDTAQSETTGIVCSIRDISDRKRLEASLRQTLAQEIQLNEMKSRFVSIVSHEFRTPLAVIQTATDLVERYSDRLSDADKKEEFSRIRSSIRTMVELLEDVLMISRADAGGLHFAPEPIHLATFCDSLLREFRRTLGSKHELVGTYTGLAEPVNVDTKLLRHVLSNLLSNAIKYSPQGGPVRLSAARTGNQLVLRVEDEGIGIPQADQERLFETFHRASNVGSISGTGLGLTIVKQFVDLHRGSITFESDENQGTTFVITLPLYYEPDPAPLDADSLP; this comes from the coding sequence ATGGGACTGCGAGTCTTGCTTGTAGAAGATAAGCCTGATGATGCAGAGTTGGTGCTATACGAACTGAAGCAGGCCGGGTTCGAGCCGGACTGGACGCGCGTCGAATCCGAGACGGCCTACGTCGAGGCGCTTGAAGAGCACCCGCCGGACATCATCCTGGCCGATTTCACGCTGCCTCAGTTCAACGGATTGGATGCGCTGCGGTTGCTGATCGAGCGCGAGCTGGACATTCCGTTTATCCTGGTGACCGGCAGCCTCGGTGAAGAGCTGGCCGTCGAGTCGATCAAGCGCGGTGCCGCCGACTATCTACTGAAAGACCGGTTGGTGCGGCTGGGGGAAGCGGTGCGCCGCGCATTGGTTGCGCACGATCTGCGCCGGCAGAAAATCGAGGCGGAGCACGCCCTGCGCGAAAGCGAAGAACGCTACCGCCGCCTGGCCGAGAACGCGCTGGACATCATTTACCGGGTCCGGCTGGCGCCTGAGTTCGACGTTGAATATGTGAACCAGGCCGTGCTGGCAATCACCGGGTACAGCGCCGGCGAGTTCTACGCCGACCCCGATCTGTTCTTTAACCTGCTGTCATCCGACAACGCCGCACGGCAGCTTTCGTTTGGCGAGCTGATCACGCGGGCGAAGCGGGAGCCGGAGCTGCGCGTCGAGCGCAAGGACGGCGAGCGAATCTGGCTGGAACAGCACCTCGTGCCGCTCTATACGAGCGACGCGCAGCTTATCGCCGTGGAGGGCATCGCGCGCGACGTGACGGCGCGCAAGCAGGCGGAAGAATCCGTCCGCGTGTACGCCGCAGAGCTTGAGACGCGCGTCGCGGATCGCACCGCCGAGCTGAACCGCGCCAAAGAGCGCGTCGAGGTCATCCTCAACAGCAGCAGCGACGTGATCGTCCTGACCCATGGCAATGGGGTCATCCAGCAGGTGAACCCGGTATTTGCAGATGTCTTCGGCTGGTCCGGCGACGAGGCGTTTGGGCAGTCCCTGACGCGCTTCGCCGCGCCAGAGTCGACGGATGCGCTGCGGGACGCGCTCACGCGGGTTGCCGCGAGCGGCCAGTGGAGCCGGACGGAGGCCGTCCTCACCAGCAAGATCGGCGCGCCGTTTCACGCGGACATCGTCATGTCGCCGATCGACACGGCCCAGAGCGAAACAACCGGCATCGTGTGCAGCATCCGAGATATCAGCGACCGCAAACGTCTCGAAGCCTCGCTGCGCCAGACCCTGGCCCAGGAAATCCAGCTCAACGAAATGAAATCGCGCTTCGTGTCCATTGTCTCACATGAGTTCCGCACGCCGCTGGCGGTCATTCAAACGGCCACGGATCTGGTCGAGCGCTATTCCGACCGGCTGTCGGACGCAGACAAAAAGGAAGAATTCAGCCGCATCCGTTCCAGCATCAGGACGATGGTGGAGCTGCTCGAAGACGTGCTGATGATCAGCCGGGCCGATGCGGGAGGGCTCCACTTTGCCCCGGAGCCGATCCATCTTGCCACGTTCTGCGACTCGCTGCTGCGCGAGTTCCGGCGCACATTGGGCAGCAAGCACGAGCTGGTCGGCACGTATACGGGGCTGGCCGAACCGGTCAACGTCGACACAAAGCTGCTGCGGCACGTACTGTCGAACCTGCTGTCCAACGCAATCAAGTACTCGCCGCAGGGTGGTCCGGTTCGCCTCAGCGCGGCACGCACAGGGAACCAGCTCGTGCTGCGCGTGGAAGACGAGGGCATCGGGATCCCGCAAGCGGATCAGGAGCGTCTGTTCGAGACGTTCCATCGCGCCAGCAATGTCGGGTCGATCTCCGGCACCGGGCTGGGCCTGACTATCGTCAAGCAGTTCGTCGATCTCCATCGCGGATCGATCACGTTCGAGAGCGACGAAAATCAGGGCACGACCTTCGTCATCACGCTGCCCCTATACTACGAGCCTGACCCCGCGCCGCTGGACGCCGACTCGCTGCCGTAA
- a CDS encoding ATP-binding protein, protein MKASITRSLRFRLMTLILLALLPALALSLYSVTQQRQELIEQTRQDASLLTRLAADNYENLIAGAHQLLITLSTHPDVLSQEQGVCSPMFDALVERYPTYSGLLVIGTDGDVTCPVSATGTPVNVADREYFQDVMASGEFTIGKYVQGRVSGRPIVVLSLPVLDADGEISRIVAISLSVTWLSDVARSAELPEDSVLLMVQHDGTVLARYPDVAEPDAGKNESEAPVVQTLIRETAEASTLDTTGLDGIERLYAYTQLASADDTRDAYLLVGFRKDRVVAPANQLLLGYLLALGIAALIGAGAVWVVGNRFMMRPLETLLTAANRLSTGDFSTRVGEFHGPDEFTHLAAAFDTMASQLERRDTERRQDEAEIRRLNAELESRVAERTEQLEATNRELEAFTYSVSHDLRAPLRAIDGFSRIVVNEYGDQLPEESHRYLGRVRDAAQRMGQLIDDLLAFSRLGRQPMATQEVEPASLVKQVLDELNGELQNREVEIVVGDLPVAHGDPALLRQVFSNLLGNSLKFTKNTSSARIEVGVQAVNGEQIYFVKDNGAGFDMRYADKLFGVFQRLHRVEDYEGTGVGLATVQRIVHRHDGRIWADAAVDQGATFYFTLGGQSS, encoded by the coding sequence ATGAAAGCCTCTATTACCCGCAGCTTGCGGTTCCGCCTCATGACCCTTATTTTGCTGGCTCTGCTGCCCGCGTTGGCCCTTAGCCTGTACTCCGTCACCCAACAACGGCAGGAGTTGATCGAGCAGACGCGCCAGGACGCCTCGCTCCTGACGCGGCTGGCTGCCGACAATTACGAGAACCTCATTGCCGGTGCCCACCAACTACTCATCACCTTGTCGACTCATCCAGATGTCTTAAGCCAGGAGCAGGGCGTGTGCTCGCCAATGTTCGATGCGCTGGTCGAGCGCTACCCGACCTATTCGGGCCTGTTAGTGATCGGAACCGACGGCGACGTTACCTGCCCGGTGTCCGCAACCGGTACACCGGTGAACGTCGCGGATCGGGAATATTTCCAGGACGTCATGGCAAGCGGTGAATTCACGATCGGTAAATATGTGCAGGGCCGTGTGTCCGGTAGGCCCATTGTGGTCCTGTCGCTGCCCGTGCTGGACGCGGACGGCGAGATCTCGCGTATCGTCGCGATCAGCCTGAGTGTGACGTGGCTGAGTGACGTCGCACGCAGCGCCGAGCTGCCGGAGGATTCCGTGCTGCTGATGGTGCAGCACGATGGCACCGTTCTGGCGCGCTATCCCGACGTGGCAGAGCCTGACGCAGGGAAAAATGAGTCTGAAGCGCCTGTCGTGCAGACGCTCATTCGAGAGACGGCGGAAGCAAGCACGCTGGATACCACGGGCCTGGATGGAATCGAGCGGCTCTATGCGTACACGCAGCTCGCCAGCGCCGACGACACGCGCGACGCGTATCTGCTCGTCGGTTTTCGGAAGGATCGTGTCGTTGCGCCCGCCAATCAGCTGCTGCTTGGATACCTGCTGGCGTTGGGGATCGCCGCCCTGATCGGGGCGGGGGCGGTGTGGGTGGTGGGCAACCGGTTCATGATGCGCCCGCTGGAGACGTTGTTGACCGCGGCCAACCGGCTGAGCACTGGCGATTTCAGCACACGGGTGGGCGAATTTCACGGGCCGGACGAGTTCACGCACTTGGCCGCTGCCTTCGACACGATGGCCAGCCAGCTGGAGCGCCGCGATACGGAACGCCGCCAGGACGAAGCCGAAATTCGCAGGTTGAACGCTGAGCTTGAAAGTCGCGTGGCGGAGCGGACCGAGCAGCTGGAGGCGACCAATCGCGAGTTGGAAGCGTTCACCTATTCCGTCTCGCATGACCTGCGTGCACCACTGCGGGCGATTGACGGCTTTTCCCGCATTGTTGTGAACGAATATGGCGACCAACTGCCGGAGGAAAGTCACCGCTACCTGGGCCGCGTGCGCGATGCAGCGCAGCGTATGGGGCAGCTCATCGACGACCTGTTGGCGTTTTCGCGCCTGGGTCGCCAGCCGATGGCCACCCAGGAAGTTGAGCCTGCCTCCCTGGTGAAGCAGGTGTTGGACGAGCTGAACGGCGAGCTTCAGAATCGCGAGGTGGAGATCGTCGTCGGCGATTTGCCGGTAGCACACGGCGATCCGGCGCTGCTCCGGCAGGTGTTTTCGAACCTGCTGGGAAACTCGCTCAAGTTCACCAAGAACACGAGCAGCGCCCGCATTGAGGTGGGCGTGCAGGCGGTCAATGGCGAGCAGATCTATTTCGTCAAAGATAATGGCGCGGGATTCGACATGCGTTACGCGGACAAGCTGTTCGGCGTATTCCAGCGGCTGCACCGGGTTGAAGACTACGAAGGCACCGGCGTCGGACTGGCGACAGTCCAGCGGATCGTTCACCGGCACGACGGGCGCATCTGGGCCGATGCGGCGGTCGATCAGGGAGCCACGTTCTATTTCACGCTAGGAGGGCAATCGTCATGA
- a CDS encoding response regulator, with the protein MSSLPIRILLVEDNPDDVELALHALRMHNLANDIEVARDGAEALDYIFRNGPYADRSDEPLPRLILLDLKLPKIGGLEVLKQIKADPHTRSIPVVILTSSRQERDIVESYELGVNSYITKPVDFEQFIQAVYTLGLYWLLLNEPPRPDA; encoded by the coding sequence ATGAGTTCGCTGCCAATCAGAATTTTGCTCGTGGAGGACAACCCCGACGATGTCGAGCTGGCCCTTCACGCGCTGCGCATGCACAACCTGGCGAATGATATCGAAGTAGCGCGTGACGGGGCGGAAGCGCTGGACTACATCTTTCGGAATGGGCCTTATGCGGATCGCAGCGACGAACCGCTGCCGCGCCTGATCCTGTTGGATCTCAAGCTGCCGAAGATCGGCGGGCTGGAAGTGCTCAAGCAGATTAAGGCCGACCCACATACCCGGTCGATCCCGGTCGTGATCCTGACGTCGTCGCGCCAGGAGCGTGACATCGTCGAGAGCTACGAACTGGGCGTCAATAGTTACATCACCAAACCCGTGGACTTCGAGCAGTTCATCCAGGCGGTTTATACGCTTGGCCTGTACTGGCTTCTGCTGAACGAACCTCCCCGGCCCGACGCGTAG
- a CDS encoding endonuclease III domain-containing protein produces the protein MSAPSVPDQALKDKAWAVYTELVATYGEQPLIPRRKPMHELISTMLSHRTTQHNEALAFDRMWERFGSWEAIRDAPLGELVEAIEPSNFAETKAPRIQETLSIIIEQRGEPSIDFLADLPADKGLRWLMALPGVGIKTASLVLLFCFSKPVLPVDTHVHRVSQRIGLIGPNVGPTPAHQLLPPLLPHDAHVLFNFHIALLKHGQQICIWSTPRCERCPVTALCNWYQEHRAPGNAKAT, from the coding sequence TTGAGCGCCCCATCCGTCCCTGACCAGGCTCTGAAGGATAAAGCCTGGGCCGTCTATACCGAACTGGTCGCCACCTATGGCGAGCAGCCGCTCATACCGCGCCGCAAGCCGATGCACGAGTTGATCTCGACCATGCTTTCGCACCGCACCACGCAGCACAACGAAGCACTCGCTTTCGACCGCATGTGGGAGCGCTTCGGCTCGTGGGAAGCTATCCGTGACGCCCCGCTCGGCGAGCTGGTCGAGGCCATCGAGCCGTCCAACTTCGCCGAAACCAAAGCGCCGCGCATCCAGGAGACGCTCTCGATCATCATCGAGCAGCGCGGCGAGCCGTCGATCGACTTCCTGGCCGACCTGCCCGCCGATAAGGGGCTTCGGTGGCTGATGGCGCTGCCTGGCGTGGGCATCAAGACCGCGTCGCTGGTGCTGCTGTTCTGCTTCTCCAAGCCGGTTCTGCCGGTGGACACGCACGTGCATCGCGTCAGCCAGCGGATCGGCCTCATCGGGCCAAATGTCGGCCCAACCCCGGCGCACCAGCTGCTCCCGCCCCTGCTGCCCCACGACGCGCATGTACTGTTCAACTTTCACATCGCACTGCTCAAGCACGGCCAGCAGATCTGCATCTGGAGCACCCCGCGCTGCGAGCGCTGCCCCGTCACGGCGCTGTGCAACTGGTACCAGGAACACCGCGCCCCTGGCAACGCCAAAGCGACGTGA
- a CDS encoding DUF2917 domain-containing protein has translation MNSVRQNRLTLVFIGQTGKPTVFVVADDPSPTAPVRAGDYRLMPGEAVRIERQGQRLCVVSGSAWVTFDGEDLVVLAGQDVVLEPDAEDPAVLSALEGEPLVYRVFGGEPVH, from the coding sequence ATGAACAGCGTACGCCAGAACCGGCTGACCCTGGTCTTCATCGGCCAGACCGGCAAACCGACCGTGTTCGTCGTGGCGGATGATCCGTCGCCGACTGCGCCCGTTCGCGCAGGGGATTACCGGCTGATGCCCGGCGAAGCCGTGCGTATCGAACGGCAGGGCCAGCGGTTGTGCGTCGTGTCGGGCAGCGCGTGGGTCACCTTCGACGGCGAGGATCTGGTGGTGCTGGCCGGGCAGGACGTGGTCCTGGAGCCGGATGCGGAAGATCCCGCCGTTCTGTCGGCGCTGGAAGGCGAACCACTCGTCTACCGCGTGTTTGGGGGCGAACCGGTACACTGA